The following proteins come from a genomic window of Chryseobacterium glaciei:
- the metQ gene encoding methionine ABC transporter substrate-binding lipoprotein MetQ translates to MKKIKILSFLAAGLLLFTACNSPKKEDPNFIKVGITSGPEQEIAEVAKKVAKEKYNLEVELVSFNDYVVPNEALNNGDIDANAFQHAPYLNEQSKQRGYKLAIVGNTFLYPIVAYSKKIKNINELQNGSTIVIPNDPTNGGRSLLLLQKNGLVKLKEGIGLLPKVTDIVDNPKQLKIVEIEAPQLPRVLDDKEVVIAIINNNFAAQAGLDETKFGIFKEDKDSPYVNLVVSREDNKNDEKVKNFLKAYQSDEVVKKAEEIFKGGAVKGW, encoded by the coding sequence ATGAAAAAAATAAAGATTTTAAGTTTTCTAGCAGCTGGTTTGTTATTGTTCACAGCTTGTAATTCACCAAAAAAAGAAGATCCGAATTTCATTAAAGTCGGTATCACCTCAGGTCCGGAACAGGAAATTGCCGAAGTAGCAAAGAAAGTTGCTAAAGAAAAATACAACCTTGAAGTTGAGCTCGTTTCTTTCAATGATTATGTGGTTCCCAATGAAGCTTTGAACAATGGAGATATTGATGCTAATGCTTTTCAACACGCTCCTTATTTAAATGAACAATCAAAACAAAGAGGTTATAAATTGGCTATTGTCGGAAATACTTTTCTTTATCCAATCGTGGCATATTCAAAAAAGATTAAAAATATCAACGAGCTTCAAAACGGAAGTACGATTGTTATTCCAAATGATCCTACAAATGGTGGGCGTTCATTGCTTCTTTTACAGAAAAATGGATTAGTAAAATTAAAAGAAGGCATTGGTTTATTACCTAAAGTCACTGATATTGTCGACAACCCTAAACAGCTAAAAATTGTAGAAATCGAAGCTCCACAATTGCCAAGAGTTTTGGATGATAAAGAAGTTGTAATTGCGATTATTAATAACAATTTTGCAGCTCAGGCCGGATTGGATGAAACTAAATTTGGAATTTTTAAAGAAGATAAAGATTCTCCGTATGTAAATCTTGTGGTTTCAAGAGAGGATAATAAAAACGATGAAAAAGTGAAAAATTTCCTGAAAGCTTATCAATCTGACGAAGTTGTAAAGAAAGCCGAAGAAATTTTCAAAGGCGGAGCGGTTAAAGGCTGGTAA
- the metI gene encoding methionine ABC transporter permease MetI translates to MLSDTVISLLSKGVWETIYMTFVSGFFGFILGLPVGILLFMTRKGQLLENVYYNRILSVLVNIFRSIPFIILIVWMIPFTRTLVGTSIGVNAALVPLSIGAAPFIARLVENSLLEVPAGLIETARALGATPFQIIKKVLLPEALPSLINNATITLITLVGYSAMGGAVGAGGLGQIGYQYGYIGYDAVIMNLVLGLLVAIVFIIQFSGDRLAKIFDHR, encoded by the coding sequence ATGCTTAGTGATACGGTAATTTCGCTTTTGTCGAAAGGAGTTTGGGAAACAATTTATATGACTTTTGTTTCAGGATTTTTTGGATTTATTTTAGGTCTTCCTGTCGGGATTCTTTTATTTATGACAAGAAAAGGGCAGCTTTTGGAAAATGTATATTATAACAGAATTTTATCTGTTTTGGTTAATATTTTCCGTTCCATTCCTTTCATTATTTTGATTGTTTGGATGATTCCTTTTACAAGAACTTTGGTGGGGACATCTATTGGTGTGAATGCAGCATTGGTTCCGTTAAGTATCGGTGCAGCGCCATTTATTGCAAGATTAGTGGAAAACAGTTTGCTTGAAGTTCCGGCCGGTTTAATTGAAACAGCCAGAGCTTTAGGAGCTACTCCATTTCAAATCATTAAAAAAGTTTTGCTTCCTGAGGCACTTCCTTCATTAATAAACAATGCAACCATCACTTTGATCACCTTAGTCGGATATTCTGCGATGGGTGGAGCTGTTGGTGCTGGTGGATTAGGGCAAATTGGTTATCAATATGGTTATATCGGTTATGATGCTGTTATCATGAATCTTGTATTAGGTTTATTGGTGGCTATCGTGTTTATCATTCAATTTTCGGGTGATAGATTGGCTAAAATATTTGATCACCGTTGA
- a CDS encoding methionine ABC transporter ATP-binding protein, whose amino-acid sequence MIEIKNISKTFHQKKQSFKALDDVSLNVEQGDIVGIIGFSGAGKSTLIRTVNLLEKPDHGQIIINGNDFTKLNSRQLAKERKKIGMIFQHFNLLSSRTVFENVALPLELDNNNKSDIQNKVNELLKIVGLEDKANDYPKSLSGGQKQRVAIARALANDPYLLLCDEATSALDPATTQSILQLLRDINQRLGITILLITHEMEVIKSICNHVAVIDKGKLLAKGTLSEIISNKDNLIIKQFLNSGVMTIPQELNKKLQKDPQAGLFPLVEIEIDEHISVENLLSIIYDKYKIPYKLLKADVEYLGDSNFGKLLLQLQGEEEENQKAIYYFNQNKIQNTVKGYA is encoded by the coding sequence ATGATAGAAATAAAGAACATCTCAAAAACATTTCATCAAAAAAAGCAGTCTTTTAAGGCGCTGGATGATGTAAGTCTAAATGTTGAACAAGGAGATATTGTAGGAATCATCGGTTTTTCCGGAGCAGGGAAAAGTACCCTGATACGAACAGTGAATTTACTGGAAAAACCAGATCACGGACAAATTATTATTAATGGAAATGATTTTACGAAATTAAATTCAAGACAATTAGCGAAAGAGCGAAAAAAAATCGGAATGATTTTCCAGCATTTTAATCTTCTTTCTTCAAGAACCGTTTTTGAAAATGTGGCCCTTCCTTTAGAATTGGATAACAATAATAAATCGGACATTCAAAACAAAGTAAACGAATTACTGAAAATCGTAGGATTGGAAGACAAAGCGAACGATTATCCTAAAAGTCTTTCGGGCGGACAAAAACAAAGAGTTGCTATCGCAAGAGCGCTTGCCAATGATCCGTATCTTCTACTTTGTGACGAAGCGACGAGTGCGTTGGATCCGGCAACAACTCAATCTATTTTACAGTTATTGAGAGATATTAATCAAAGGCTGGGAATTACCATTTTATTGATTACTCACGAAATGGAAGTTATCAAATCGATCTGTAACCACGTCGCAGTAATAGACAAAGGAAAACTTTTAGCAAAAGGAACTTTAAGCGAGATCATCTCTAATAAAGACAACCTGATCATCAAACAATTTTTAAACTCAGGTGTTATGACTATACCGCAAGAACTTAATAAAAAACTACAAAAAGACCCACAAGCTGGATTATTTCCACTTGTAGAAATAGAAATTGACGAACATATATCTGTTGAAAATCTTCTTTCAATAATCTATGACAAATATAAAATTCCATACAAACTTTTGAAAGCTGATGTAGAATATCTCGGAGATTCAAATTTCGGGAAATTACTATTGCAGCTTCAAGGAGAAGAGGAAGAAAACCAAAAAGCAATCTATTATTTTAATCAGAATAAAATTCAAAATACAGTAAAAGGTTATGCTTAG
- a CDS encoding ring-cleaving dioxygenase: protein MENRILGLHHITAIADNAKRNFDFYTQVLGLRLVKKTVNFDDPGTYHFYFGNETGTPGTILTFFPWEGIGKGTNGSGLATHIGYSVPKGSLEFWKNRFQQFNVNVEEGEIFGEKLISFKDPDGLQLQFIESSTPDDRKVWTTDDIKDENALKGFHNVTLTLKKADPTIKVLTDILGYDLQKQEGERFRFVTDSIETANLIDIIQNDKIVAGRNAAGTNHHIAFRVKDDNVLMEYREKVMSAGLNITPKIDRDYFYSLYFREPGGVLFEIATDNPGFTVDEPLNELGTSLKLPKQHEGLRDKIVGVLPKLS, encoded by the coding sequence ATGGAAAATAGAATTTTAGGATTACACCACATAACAGCGATTGCTGACAACGCAAAAAGAAATTTTGATTTTTATACTCAGGTTTTAGGGCTGAGATTGGTAAAGAAAACGGTAAACTTTGATGATCCGGGAACGTACCACTTTTACTTCGGAAACGAAACCGGAACTCCGGGAACGATTTTAACTTTCTTTCCTTGGGAAGGAATCGGCAAAGGAACAAACGGAAGCGGATTGGCAACTCACATCGGATATTCAGTTCCAAAAGGAAGCTTGGAATTTTGGAAAAACCGTTTTCAACAGTTCAATGTAAATGTTGAAGAAGGTGAAATTTTTGGTGAAAAATTAATTTCATTTAAAGATCCGGATGGTTTGCAATTACAGTTTATCGAATCATCAACTCCGGACGACAGAAAAGTTTGGACAACCGATGATATTAAAGATGAAAATGCTTTGAAAGGTTTCCACAATGTGACTTTGACATTGAAAAAAGCAGATCCGACGATCAAAGTGTTGACAGATATTTTAGGATATGATCTTCAAAAACAGGAAGGTGAAAGATTCCGTTTCGTAACAGATTCAATAGAAACAGCAAATTTAATTGATATTATTCAAAACGATAAAATTGTTGCAGGAAGAAACGCTGCGGGAACCAATCACCACATCGCTTTTAGAGTGAAAGATGACAATGTTTTGATGGAATATCGCGAAAAAGTAATGTCTGCAGGATTGAATATCACTCCAAAAATTGATAGAGATTATTTCTACTCATTATACTTCCGTGAGCCGGGTGGAGTTTTATTCGAAATTGCAACCGATAACCCTGGATTCACTGTTGATGAACCTTTAAATGAATTGGGAACAAGTTTAAAACTTCCAAAACAACACGAAGGATTACGTGATAAAATAGTTGGGGTTTTACCGAAGTTATCATAG
- a CDS encoding GNAT family N-acetyltransferase has product MERTEVVLGNVRGEVQLFSDDKKAGKMDISVIGKKLTVYHTEVNEEYAGKGFAKILLEKLVSYARENELKIVPLCPYVHAQFKRNPEEYNDVWLKEEL; this is encoded by the coding sequence ATGGAAAGAACAGAAGTAGTTTTAGGAAATGTAAGAGGAGAAGTTCAACTTTTCTCAGACGATAAAAAAGCAGGAAAAATGGATATCTCAGTCATCGGAAAAAAATTAACCGTTTATCATACAGAAGTTAATGAAGAATACGCAGGAAAAGGTTTTGCGAAAATATTATTAGAAAAACTGGTTTCCTACGCAAGAGAAAATGAGCTAAAAATTGTGCCGTTGTGTCCATATGTTCACGCACAATTCAAACGCAATCCGGAAGAATATAATGATGTTTGGTTGAAAGAAGAATTGTAA
- a CDS encoding VOC family protein, which produces MPLITGLHHVTAITGDAQENIDFYTGVLGLRLIKKTVNFDYSDVYHFYFGDEFGTPGTIMTTFPYGKGLVNGRHGKGMLNTTAFSISIDALDYWLNRLDQFNIPYKQPQQRFSGEAFIYLEDFDGLGLELVFNDKDDRKGYYNGFIPKDYAIKGIHHVEIWLDAYERTAALLTTQMDHKLIAESSDRFRFGTDDQPGKYVDLVCTPNALKGLAGRGTVHHVAFATPDAQSQLEMIEKLNKFGLEHTEVKDRKYFTSVYFKEPGGVLFEIATSGPGFDIDEELASLGEDLMLPEKFEEKREHLIDVLPKINYPTEKYR; this is translated from the coding sequence ATGCCACTTATAACAGGACTTCACCACGTTACAGCCATCACAGGCGATGCACAGGAAAACATAGACTTTTACACAGGAGTTTTAGGACTTCGATTAATAAAAAAGACGGTCAATTTTGATTATTCTGATGTTTATCACTTCTATTTCGGAGACGAATTTGGAACTCCGGGAACGATTATGACCACTTTCCCTTATGGAAAAGGCTTGGTGAATGGAAGACATGGTAAAGGAATGCTGAATACAACGGCATTTTCAATTTCAATAGACGCATTAGATTATTGGTTGAATCGACTTGATCAATTTAATATTCCTTACAAACAGCCACAGCAAAGGTTTTCCGGTGAAGCTTTTATTTATCTTGAAGATTTTGACGGATTGGGATTAGAATTGGTTTTTAATGATAAAGATGACCGAAAAGGCTACTATAACGGATTTATCCCAAAAGATTATGCCATCAAAGGAATTCATCACGTAGAAATTTGGTTGGATGCTTATGAAAGAACGGCAGCGTTGTTGACAACCCAAATGGATCACAAATTAATTGCTGAAAGTTCAGATAGATTCAGATTCGGGACAGATGATCAGCCCGGAAAATATGTTGATTTAGTTTGTACTCCAAATGCTTTGAAAGGTTTGGCCGGAAGAGGAACCGTTCACCACGTTGCTTTTGCGACGCCTGATGCGCAATCTCAGCTTGAAATGATTGAAAAATTAAACAAATTCGGCTTGGAACATACCGAAGTGAAAGACAGAAAATACTTCACTTCCGTATATTTTAAAGAACCGGGAGGTGTTTTATTTGAAATTGCGACTTCAGGACCGGGATTCGATATCGATGAGGAGTTAGCCTCTTTGGGAGAAGATTTAATGCTTCCGGAAAAGTTTGAAGAAAAAAGAGAACATTTGATTGACGTTCTTCCAAAAATTAATTATCCAACAGAAAAATACAGATAA
- a CDS encoding alpha/beta hydrolase, which translates to MNHILDIKTAGKPLDQAEKALIMIHGRGGSAQDVLSLSQHLNVEDYAILAPQATNGSWYPLSFIAPVEQNEPWLSSAIETIEKTVKNALDSGIKVENIYFFGFSQGACLTLEFLARNAQKFGGAAAIIGGVIGDKINRENYKGDFAQTPIFLGTSNPDFHVPVERVYATANILREMNADVTEKIYANFGHSINQEEMELANTLIFK; encoded by the coding sequence ATGAATCACATTTTAGATATAAAAACAGCAGGAAAACCTTTAGACCAAGCCGAAAAAGCTTTAATTATGATTCATGGCCGAGGTGGAAGTGCGCAGGATGTTTTAAGCTTATCACAACATTTAAATGTTGAAGATTACGCAATACTAGCACCACAGGCAACGAATGGAAGTTGGTATCCTCTTTCATTTATTGCTCCTGTAGAACAAAACGAACCGTGGTTATCATCAGCCATTGAAACGATTGAGAAGACAGTAAAAAATGCTTTAGATTCAGGAATTAAAGTTGAAAATATTTACTTTTTCGGATTTTCTCAAGGTGCTTGTCTTACTTTGGAATTTTTAGCGCGAAATGCCCAGAAATTCGGTGGAGCAGCAGCAATTATTGGTGGAGTGATTGGTGACAAAATCAATCGTGAAAATTATAAAGGAGATTTTGCCCAGACTCCAATTTTTTTGGGAACGAGCAATCCGGATTTTCATGTTCCTGTAGAAAGAGTGTATGCTACAGCCAATATTTTAAGAGAAATGAATGCCGATGTTACCGAAAAAATTTACGCTAATTTTGGTCATTCTATTAACCAAGAAGAAATGGAATTGGCGAATACATTGATTTTTAAATAG
- a CDS encoding Na+/H+ antiporter, with product MHEDLLLILGLLLLVMLLVMLAQRIKIAYPIFLVLAGLGISLIPGVPILKLDPEIIFLIFLPPLLYEAAWYTSWNDFWKWKRTISLMAFGLVFLTSIVVAFASQSLIPGFTLALGFLLGGIVSPPDAVAATTVLKGLKVPKRTLAMLEGESLINDASSLIVFRFALVAVTTGAFSMQEATGQFFLVAGMGIVVGIVGAHIFYAIHKFLPTTPAIDAALTVMTPYILFLSAEHFHFSGVMAVVSGGLFMSFRSHEIFKTGTTRINMTGVWNTLIFVMNALVFVLIGLELPDIINGLGETSLMEGIKYGLIISLIVIVVRLLWIYPVAHIPRWLSKKVRRDPSPGWKNPLIIGWAGMRGVVSLATALSIPVMMNDQIEFPMRNLIIFITFIVIFVTLVFQGLTLPLIIKLTKIGEIDDILPSHEQQAGIQIRLDSLAVDRLNEKYEKSLTSNSLVENFKDSLQNDIKLQKGHLSSLEMCSNRQNDLKEYHQIMLDIFAMQRKELFAMKREKFFSDDEIRKAESQLDLNELKITGTKHF from the coding sequence ATGCACGAAGATTTACTATTAATACTAGGACTTTTACTACTCGTCATGCTTCTAGTTATGCTGGCACAACGCATCAAAATTGCCTATCCCATATTTTTAGTATTGGCAGGATTGGGGATCAGTTTAATTCCAGGAGTTCCGATTTTAAAATTGGATCCTGAAATTATTTTCCTAATTTTTTTACCACCACTTTTATACGAAGCAGCTTGGTACACGTCTTGGAATGATTTCTGGAAATGGAAAAGAACAATTTCACTAATGGCTTTCGGGTTGGTATTTCTGACCTCAATTGTTGTGGCTTTTGCGTCTCAATCTTTAATTCCAGGATTTACTTTGGCATTAGGTTTTTTGTTGGGAGGAATTGTTTCGCCACCTGATGCAGTTGCTGCAACAACAGTTTTAAAAGGCTTAAAAGTACCAAAAAGAACGCTTGCGATGTTGGAAGGCGAAAGTTTGATCAACGATGCATCGTCATTAATTGTTTTCCGATTTGCTTTAGTAGCGGTCACCACAGGAGCTTTTTCAATGCAGGAAGCAACTGGACAATTTTTTCTTGTTGCCGGAATGGGAATTGTGGTAGGAATTGTTGGTGCCCACATTTTCTACGCTATTCATAAATTTTTGCCGACAACTCCGGCGATAGATGCGGCATTAACGGTGATGACTCCTTATATTTTATTTCTGAGCGCTGAACATTTTCATTTTTCGGGAGTAATGGCGGTCGTAAGTGGTGGATTATTTATGTCTTTCCGTTCACATGAAATTTTTAAAACAGGGACAACAAGGATCAATATGACAGGCGTTTGGAATACCTTGATATTTGTGATGAACGCTTTAGTTTTTGTATTAATCGGGCTTGAACTTCCCGATATCATCAATGGATTGGGTGAAACGTCTTTAATGGAAGGCATTAAATATGGTTTAATTATTAGTTTAATCGTAATTGTTGTCCGTTTGTTGTGGATTTATCCGGTTGCTCATATTCCAAGATGGTTGAGCAAAAAAGTACGAAGAGATCCAAGTCCGGGATGGAAAAATCCATTAATCATCGGTTGGGCAGGAATGCGTGGCGTGGTTTCATTGGCAACGGCTTTGTCAATTCCGGTGATGATGAATGATCAGATTGAATTTCCGATGAGAAATTTAATTATCTTCATTACGTTCATTGTAATTTTTGTGACTTTGGTTTTTCAAGGTTTGACGCTTCCTTTGATTATTAAATTAACCAAAATTGGTGAAATTGATGATATTTTACCTTCGCATGAGCAACAAGCTGGAATTCAAATAAGATTAGATAGTTTGGCAGTTGATAGATTGAATGAAAAATATGAAAAGAGCTTAACAAGCAATAGCTTAGTTGAAAATTTTAAGGACAGTTTACAAAACGATATCAAATTGCAAAAAGGACACCTGAGTTCATTGGAAATGTGTTCTAACAGACAAAATGATTTGAAAGAATACCATCAGATTATGCTTGATATTTTTGCAATGCAGAGAAAGGAATTATTTGCTATGAAAAGAGAGAAGTTTTTCAGTGATGACGAGATCAGAAAAGCAGAATCTCAATTAGATTTAAATGAATTAAAAATCACAGGAACTAAACATTTTTAA
- a CDS encoding Crp/Fnr family transcriptional regulator: MFENIIKNVTRFINLNQGEEKFFTDLLTCETFPKKTVLLREGEVCQFEGYIQKGCVRVYYLDDNGFEVTILFAIEDWWTSDIASFQEQKPSKLYIETLEDSEIYMLTPTAKEKLLKEYPKFERVFRMLVQRNLSTLQNRLVNTISKSASDRYLEFVKVYPTIPQRVPQYYIASYLGVSKEFVSTIRKRLASK, from the coding sequence ATGTTCGAAAATATCATCAAAAACGTAACACGATTCATCAATCTTAACCAAGGCGAAGAAAAATTTTTCACAGATCTACTCACTTGCGAGACTTTTCCAAAGAAAACGGTTCTGTTGAGAGAAGGAGAAGTCTGCCAGTTTGAAGGCTATATTCAAAAAGGTTGTGTCAGAGTATATTACCTTGATGATAACGGTTTCGAAGTCACGATTTTATTCGCCATTGAAGATTGGTGGACGAGTGATATTGCATCATTTCAGGAACAGAAGCCATCCAAATTATATATCGAAACATTGGAAGATTCAGAAATTTATATGCTGACTCCCACTGCAAAAGAGAAATTATTAAAAGAATATCCAAAATTCGAAAGAGTTTTCAGGATGTTGGTACAACGAAATTTATCAACCCTTCAAAACCGTTTGGTGAATACTATTTCGAAAAGTGCATCAGACCGATATTTAGAATTTGTAAAAGTATATCCCACAATTCCGCAAAGAGTTCCGCAGTATTATATTGCCTCTTATCTTGGGGTTTCAAAAGAATTTGTAAGCACAATCCGAAAGAGATTAGCTTCAAAATAG
- a CDS encoding pirin family protein codes for MDRKDFLKKGLLGTGMFVASASLGNTMKNEIDEIEPLEPIGYNHLPNPESKIKDNSVIHKADSRGKADHGWLVSNHTFSFANYHNPERMHFGVLRVFNDDKVEAGRGFGTHPHDNMEIISIPLEGDLEHKDSMGNSAIIKSGDIQVMSAGTGIMHSEFNKNTDAEVKFLQIWVYPNKRNVTPRYDQITLDKTKSKNRFQQILSPNADDEEVWIHQDAWFHLGNFENTIETNYQIKKKGNGVYAFILKGSAEIEGQQLETRDGFGVWDISDLNIKATAENTEILLMEVPMTM; via the coding sequence ATGGACAGAAAAGATTTTTTAAAGAAAGGCTTACTGGGAACAGGAATGTTTGTAGCATCTGCATCATTGGGAAACACAATGAAAAATGAGATTGACGAAATCGAGCCATTAGAACCAATCGGATACAATCATTTACCTAATCCTGAGTCAAAAATCAAAGATAATTCAGTTATTCATAAAGCAGATTCAAGAGGAAAGGCAGATCATGGATGGTTGGTAAGTAATCATACTTTCAGTTTTGCGAATTACCATAATCCGGAAAGAATGCATTTCGGAGTATTGAGAGTTTTTAATGATGATAAAGTGGAAGCCGGAAGAGGTTTCGGAACGCATCCTCACGATAATATGGAAATCATCAGTATTCCGCTGGAAGGCGATTTGGAGCATAAAGACAGCATGGGAAATTCTGCGATTATCAAAAGTGGAGATATTCAGGTGATGAGTGCAGGAACGGGAATCATGCACAGCGAATTCAATAAAAATACAGATGCCGAGGTTAAATTTCTTCAAATCTGGGTTTATCCAAACAAAAGAAATGTAACGCCGAGATATGATCAAATTACATTAGATAAAACAAAAAGCAAAAACAGATTCCAGCAAATATTATCTCCAAATGCTGATGACGAAGAAGTTTGGATTCATCAGGATGCTTGGTTTCACTTAGGGAATTTTGAAAATACGATCGAAACTAATTATCAAATCAAGAAAAAAGGAAATGGAGTCTATGCCTTTATTTTAAAAGGAAGTGCAGAGATCGAAGGTCAGCAATTGGAAACAAGAGACGGTTTCGGAGTTTGGGATATTTCAGATTTGAATATTAAAGCAACAGCAGAAAATACAGAAATTCTATTAATGGAAGTTCCAATGACAATGTAA
- a CDS encoding M17 family peptidase N-terminal domain-containing protein → MKNFILSFAVGLLSLTLTAQNTTPVGTSKNWGSVDGISMIGLVQGPSSADAQLQVACVFEYTENDIHSAQALPANLNGLVHLDDALKGEFTKIRQSGQFQGHSLETILITPPAGSMSAKKLLLIGLGDRNKFTPELMTSVGEMAAREAMRLGVTNFAFASDLKDAGIDSPTALVAGNVVKGIVLASRSEIYLREHKLSNTKKLEKVYLLAGPSFFEVAGGGIKDAIAEVNKK, encoded by the coding sequence ATGAAAAATTTTATCTTATCATTTGCAGTTGGTTTATTATCATTGACATTAACTGCTCAAAATACAACACCTGTCGGAACATCAAAAAACTGGGGCTCCGTTGACGGAATTTCAATGATTGGATTAGTGCAGGGACCATCTTCCGCAGACGCTCAACTACAAGTTGCTTGTGTCTTCGAATATACGGAAAATGATATTCACAGCGCTCAGGCTTTACCCGCAAACTTAAATGGATTAGTTCATTTAGATGATGCACTAAAAGGCGAGTTCACCAAAATCAGACAGTCAGGGCAATTTCAGGGACACTCATTGGAAACAATTTTAATTACCCCTCCGGCAGGCTCGATGTCAGCAAAAAAACTTCTGTTGATTGGCTTGGGAGACCGTAATAAATTCACTCCTGAACTAATGACTTCCGTAGGAGAAATGGCTGCTCGTGAAGCAATGAGATTAGGCGTAACCAATTTCGCTTTTGCCAGCGACCTGAAAGATGCCGGGATTGATTCTCCAACCGCTTTGGTAGCCGGAAATGTAGTGAAAGGTATTGTATTGGCCAGCCGTTCTGAAATCTATTTAAGAGAACACAAATTATCCAATACTAAGAAATTAGAAAAGGTATATCTGTTGGCAGGTCCGTCTTTCTTTGAAGTTGCAGGCGGCGGAATTAAAGATGCGATTGCAGAAGTGAATAAAAAATAA